DNA from Petropleomorpha daqingensis:
CCGACCGCGGCGACACCGTGCGCTTCGTGCACCGACTGCTGACCGCGACCGCCTCCCGGTCGCTGTTCACCGGCTGCTTCGGGCTGCACGAGTGGGCCATGGTCTACCGCCAGCAGGAGCACCGGCACCCGCTGCCGCTGCGCCTGGGGCAGGCCGGCACGGACGCCGTCGTCGAGGCGCACCCGATCCGGTGCAGCCACTTCGACGCCTTCCGGTTCTTCACCCCGGCCGCCGTCGGGCGCAACCGGCTGCAGCCCACCCGCGCGACGCAGGTCGACCTGGAGCAGCCCGGCTGCCTGCACGCCTCGATGGACGTGCACAAGTGGGCCGGCAAGCTGGGACCGGCGGTCCCGGGCGAGCTGGCGCTGGACTGCTTCGAGCTGGCCCGCGACGTCCGGCTGCTCGACATGCAGGCCGCGCCGTACGACCTGTCGTCCTACGGGCAGCCGGCTGTCGCGATCGAGACGCCGGAGGGCAAGGCCG
Protein-coding regions in this window:
- a CDS encoding 3-methyladenine DNA glycosylase, translated to MRAEIWQERARAHADRADALTAGHRARKAAGERHAIEDFLFEYYNTRPSLLRRWHPGPGVVLEPGSAPAPHAGWRWYRTDADGAVTLDLATFLADRGDTVRFVHRLLTATASRSLFTGCFGLHEWAMVYRQQEHRHPLPLRLGQAGTDAVVEAHPIRCSHFDAFRFFTPAAVGRNRLQPTRATQVDLEQPGCLHASMDVHKWAGKLGPAVPGELALDCFELARDVRLLDMQAAPYDLSSYGQPAVAIETPEGKAEYVRRQRDLAARAGELRARLIAVCEELLPVRHRVAAVSDPRRTVGA